The nucleotide sequence TGTCATATCAGACATGAATGCCGCCAATGTGGTTGTAAACCAGGAAGCACTGATCAATCACATGATGAAAGCACACCCAGGTAACACAATATTACgtcatgttacatttttattttaaaggggacctattatgcaaaaatcactttataAGGTGTTTAAATAcagttgtgtgtatttatacatgtaaGGCTGAACACCGCTACTGAGAGTTTCTGACATTTTCAATGTGTGATATTCGTCTCTTGAAGCTCCGCCCTCTTCTGAAGAGGAGGCCAGGAGCACTaggtcatttgcatttaaagggacaaacacaaaaatggcgCATTTTGGCTTATACCCTAAAAGTGCCAATGACaacaagctataaaaaaattatctgtTGGGTATTAtgagctaaaacttcacattCACACTCTGGGGAcaccagagacttactttaCGTCTTGTAAAAcagggcataataggtctcctttaattCATAGTCATTATGAAACAGCTATATTCACACCAATAATATTTGTTTCAGGAATGACCATTCCCACTCAAGACATCCTGTACAGTGCTCTGGGAGCTCTTATTAAAGAGAGGAAGATCTATCACACTGGCGAGGGCTACTTTGTAGTCACCCCTCAAACATACTTCATCACCAACAACATGGTGAAAGAGAGGAATTGGTGGAGTGCTGGCGATAATGACCTGCCGTCACCTCCTCCCATCACGTACCTGGTGAGCAACGAGAGCTGCATGGACACATCTGCTGAGGTTCCAGTCATGGCCCACTGTAAATCCTGCAGCTGCTTCACCCCTCCATCCATTGTACCTTCATCAGTCCAAGACCATCAATCCATCAGCATCAGTGAGTGCACTGGAAAAAGCCTCAAGTGGCCCAAAGAACAGAAACCTTCCATTCAACACCAATCCACATCTACCGCAGCAGACTACCAGGCCAGTGAGATTAGTAAATCCACCAACACAAGCCGTAAGGACAAGGAGAAAGCTGGCCGCAAATTCGGCCTTAACCTCTTCCGACGAAACACAGGGAAGAAGGAGAACAAGCCGAAGAAGGAATATGCCACGTTCTCCGGACAATTCCCACCGGAGGAATGGCCTGTCAGGGATGAGGATGACTTGAACAACCTCCCCAGAGACCTAGAACATGCTATCATCAAACGGATCAACCCAGATCTGACTGTGGACAATCTAGTAAAACACACGGTTCTTATGAAGAAGCTTGAGGAGAAAGCTGAGAGGGCAATAGAGAAAGCTGTGGACAAGGGCATTTCCACTGAAGCCCTTATAACTAAGCAGAGGCCTCATACCTCAAAGGCCGTAGGCAAGAAATCAGCCCCTAGAGCTACTCGCAGCAAAAGAAGAGGACCTTCTTCCAAGGAGAAACAAAGAGCAAAGAGTAAGACCTTGCAATGTGCTGAAGATTTAGAGGGAGATGATGAAATTCTTCCTCACCTCAGAGGAGAATTCGCTTTGGATGAACCTGACAGTCACGAAGATCTGAATGCAAAATGTGTCTACAAGAAACGGATAGACAACCCATTTCTGGGACTGCCAGGAAGAGACCTGGAAACAAACATCACCCATAAAGAACAAAGGAGGAGAGAAGCCAAGATTCCAAACTCCGGGCGCCGGGAAAGACCAGGTCACAGGTCAAAGTCCTGGGATCCTCACCGGCCCAAAGCAATTGCTGACAGTGTGGAGAAATCTCACACATTGAAGGATGCATCCTGCGAACAGGGTGTAGACTCCACCCTGGATGTTCAACCAGTTCAAGAGCTTTGTGGAGATTACAGCTCGGCTTACCCTGAGAGCAGCACGTTGAGGATAGAGGACAAAATTAGGCTGAGAGAGAATAAAGTCCGAAGCAGGGAGTTCAGAAATGGAAGAGTAAGAGAAAGTAAACGTCAGGATGGAGACTTGAGACATGTTCCTGACCAAAAGAACACTATAGATCATGCTACACATTGTGACCAAACAGAAGTACCCCTCTTGTGGCCTAAGCCTACAATTCAACGTAGACTTTCCCTACATCTACTTAACACCAAAGAAGAGTCTCATCACCGTCCTGATCTGCTGTCCTCACACCAGGAACTTGGTAATATTACTAGCCATCAACTGTCAGATGGTCAAACGCTGGACAGAAACACAAGCCAGACTGAGAGTGAAGTGTATACAGATGATGAATATCGCATCTATCAAAAGGCAGTGGAGGATGAGGATGGTTGTAGCTCCATCTGCCTGAATGAGGAATGTGTTCTTGACCGTGAGAAACCACAAACCAGCACTGCTCGTTGTCGTGAGCCTGTCTGTGCAGACGGTGGCTGGGATGGACATTTTGGACACGCTGAGGAACATGCTCATCACAAACCCACCAGAACCAGGTCGCACGAATACAGGTGGCAGTCTTCAGATCACCAGAGCCTTCAGAAAGGTGCTAAACCCAAACAAGAAGTCCAGGTTTTGAGGAAAGGAATGCAAGAATCCAGTTTGGCAAATGATGAACATACCGAAGCCCTGGAGAGCAGCATTTTTGACTACTGTCAGACAAGCGAAGTGGAGTCCGATTCTGAGACCATACATAAATCCGCAGATGAAGCAGAAGCTGGCAAATCTAACCACTGGATCTGTCATCCAGAATTAAAAGACTGCCATCAGAGGACAAATGAGACATCTGAGGATACTGGCAACATCAGTGCAAGCCTAAATGACCCTACTGGGGCCTGTGCAGGAGAAACCACAGAGAGCCAGAGTTACACAGCTGATAGCGGGATTGACTCTCCAAGGTTAGTCTGAGGTCATGCATCTGAGATGTGCATTTGATCCATAAATGTAGTCACTTAATGTGGCTACAATTGAATGATCTACTTAAATATCCATACTGCAATCAAATTTAAGCACTAAGCACAGCTCAAGGGTTCATGCTTGTGTACTTACACTTGGAGATACACTGTCAGTCAAACGTTgttgaacagtaagagttttaacgtttttaaagaattctctaatgctcaccaagcctgcatttatttgatcgaaaatacagaaaaagcagtaatattctgaaatatgtttagtaattaaaataactactttctatttgaatacagtttaaaatgtaatttattcctgtgatcaaagctacattttcagtatcattactccagtcttcagtgtcacatggtcctttagaaatcattctgatataacgatttgctgttcaagaaacatgttttatatatttaaaacagtagagtgcatttttacaggattctctgaaatagaaagatccaaagatcagcatttatctgaagtaaaagcttgtgtaacattatacactataccatttaaaagcttagagtcagtataatattttttatttaattttttaatttttttttttttttttggagggaaagaaattatagaaattaatactcttatttagcaaggatgctttaaattgatcaaaagtgatgataaagacatttataaagttacaaaagatttctatttcagataaatgctgtttttgtgagctttctattcatcaaagaaacctaaattctactcagctgttttcaacatcataataaatgttttctgagcagcaaaacagaatattaggatgatttctgaaggatcgtgtgactggagtaatgatgctacaaattcagcttggaaatatatatatataattatattcaaatatattcaaatagaaaacttttattttaaatagtaacaatatttcagaattttacagttcttgcagtactttggatcaaataaatgcaggcttggtgagcagaagagacttctttaaaaaatcattaaaactcatactgtttaaaaacttttgactggtagtgtacatgaaCGTTTTATGGATTTCATcaaagattaaatattttgcCTTTTCATTGATTGTTTGCAGGACACATATGAGTGTAACCTCCAGTAACTCCACAATACTTAAAGGACTGAAGCATCGTGGTTTCCTGCAGAACCTTGAAAAGCTCCAGTCCAACGGCATTCACCCTCAGAGTTCACTCCTCAAGCTTACACCTGTCATGAATGTTTAAGCAAATTAAGACGTAGCTCAGCATCTGGGTATAATTATAttgtgtaaaaaatgtatataatccaaacaaatgtaaatataccACCCTACGAAAAAGCTAGGAACTGAATGTAGGTAGTGCATTTATATACTTAATTCATTACAGTTTTACATTTGAACTaagtaataatgttttttcctGAAAACATCTTTTTGTACATGGATCCTTTGCTGTTTAGAGAGAAAGTCTGAACATTGCGACTAATAAACCTCTATGGTAATTTGCAGAAATAAAGTGTTGATAAATGGTATCAttctttttgcttttatttcttgttttctgATATTTCTGGACTCTTGGTTCTTGTTTTAATACAAAGGGGTCAAAGCGGAATTATATTTTGCAGGGTAACAGACATAGCTTTGTGGCAATATCTGAATAAATCAGTAAGCAATAAGAGCATGTTTAATATAAGCTTATACTATAGTGTTTTTGTATTGGCATGAAAATAACATTCTCCAGCTActtcatttaatgtattttataaattaagcaATGTTTAAGAATACTTTTCAGTCCTACTATAATGCAACCAATACCACTCAAGGCATACTGCAGTCAGTGTCTACACTAAATATGATCATTTCTAATAAACTAATGTGCCTTAAGCAAACATACAGGTATTTACGTCTACAAGTTCCTCACGTTATCTTCTGTACCACTATGAATGAACAGACCGGCCTCAAGTACAGTTGAGTGGAAATAAATAGACTGTGCATTCATCAAAATGTCACTTGTGGTCTTTGTTGACTTACTACAACAAAGCTTACCTCTACAATGGCACTGGCACTGACAGTCATGAAAAATTCACGATTGGCCTTAAGTTAATCCAACATTCAAATTGACAAAGGAAAGCAGAGGTAGCCATAGCTG is from Labeo rohita strain BAU-BD-2019 chromosome 13, IGBB_LRoh.1.0, whole genome shotgun sequence and encodes:
- the stox1 gene encoding storkhead-box protein 1 translates to MSVQHRLVQLSAASLAVVLCRDEDSKFSASSTTGQDVFADFKSQNSRSFWNKRLVKAVSEVSFQGWLENSVLLVQGNANNLEVLREAWMRRALRSPKGYTIKAVGDLSPVQMSPISQSQFIPLSEILCSVISDMNAANVVVNQEALINHMMKAHPGMTIPTQDILYSALGALIKERKIYHTGEGYFVVTPQTYFITNNMVKERNWWSAGDNDLPSPPPITYLVSNESCMDTSAEVPVMAHCKSCSCFTPPSIVPSSVQDHQSISISECTGKSLKWPKEQKPSIQHQSTSTAADYQASEISKSTNTSRKDKEKAGRKFGLNLFRRNTGKKENKPKKEYATFSGQFPPEEWPVRDEDDLNNLPRDLEHAIIKRINPDLTVDNLVKHTVLMKKLEEKAERAIEKAVDKGISTEALITKQRPHTSKAVGKKSAPRATRSKRRGPSSKEKQRAKSKTLQCAEDLEGDDEILPHLRGEFALDEPDSHEDLNAKCVYKKRIDNPFLGLPGRDLETNITHKEQRRREAKIPNSGRRERPGHRSKSWDPHRPKAIADSVEKSHTLKDASCEQGVDSTLDVQPVQELCGDYSSAYPESSTLRIEDKIRLRENKVRSREFRNGRVRESKRQDGDLRHVPDQKNTIDHATHCDQTEVPLLWPKPTIQRRLSLHLLNTKEESHHRPDLLSSHQELGNITSHQLSDGQTLDRNTSQTESEVYTDDEYRIYQKAVEDEDGCSSICLNEECVLDREKPQTSTARCREPVCADGGWDGHFGHAEEHAHHKPTRTRSHEYRWQSSDHQSLQKGAKPKQEVQVLRKGMQESSLANDEHTEALESSIFDYCQTSEVESDSETIHKSADEAEAGKSNHWICHPELKDCHQRTNETSEDTGNISASLNDPTGACAGETTESQSYTADSGIDSPRTHMSVTSSNSTILKGLKHRGFLQNLEKLQSNGIHPQSSLLKLTPVMNV